Within Azospirillaceae bacterium, the genomic segment TGCCGCGCATCCTGTCGTCGGAGGACTGGTGGTGCCAGGGCTTTTCCGAGCCGGGGTCCGGGTCGGACCTGGCCAGCCTGCGGACCAAGGCGGTGCTGGACGGCGACCATTGGGTTGTCAACGGCCAGAAGACCTGGACCACACTGGCCCAGCACGCCGACATGATATTCTGCCTGGTCCGGACCGAACCCGAGGCGAAGGCGCAGTCGGGCATCTCGTTCCTGCTGATCGACATGAAGACGCCGGGCATCACCGTCCGCCCGATCATCACCATCGACGGCGAGCACGAGGTGAACGAGGTCTTCTTCGACGACGTGCGGGTCCCGGCCGCCAACCTGGTGGGCGAGCGCGGCAAGGGCTGGAGCTATGCCAAGTTCCTGCTCGGCAACGAGCGCACGGGCATCGCGGGGGTGGGCCGCTCCAAGCGCCAGTTGCAGCGGCTGCGCCGGATCGCGTCGGCCGAGCATGTGGATGGCCGCCCGCTGATCCAGGACCCGCTGTTCCGCCGCAAGATCGCCGAGGTCGAGGTGGAGCTGGCGGCGCTGGAAATGACGGTCCTGCGCGTGGCCGCCAACGCCACCGCCGGCCACGGGCCGGGCCCGGAGGCGTCGATCCTCAAGATCAAGGGCACCGAGATCCAGCAGGCGATCACCGAACTGCTGGTCGAGGCGGTCGGCCCCTACGCCCTGCCGTTCCAGCCCGACGCGATGGAGGAGGGGTGGAACGGGGAGCCGGTCGGGCCCGAACACGCCGCACCCGTGGCGCCCACCTACTTCAACTGGCGCAAGGTCTCGATCTACGGCGGGTCGAACGAGATCCAGCGCAACATCCTGGCCAAGGCGGTGCTGGGGCTGTAGCGGCGCGGGCAGCGCCAACGACAAGAACGCGGACCCCGGCCGGGGTCATCGGCCGGGGTCAGGGGACGAGGGACGCATGGACTTCACGCTTTCCGACGAGCAGCGCCTGTTGCAGGACACCGTGGCCCGCTTCGTGGCCGACCAGTACGGGTTCGAGGACCGCATGGCCGCCACCCGGGCGCCGGAGGGCTTCAAGCGCACCACCTGGGCGAAGTTCGCCGACATGGGGCTGCTGGGCCTGCCCTTCGCCGAGGAGTACGGCGGGATCGGCGGTAAGGCCGAAGAGGTCATGCTGGTCATGGAGCAGCTCGGCCGCGGCCTGGTGGTGGATCCCTGGCTCTGGACCGTGGTCCTGTGCGGCGGGCTGGTGTCGGCCGCGGGCACCCCGCGCCAGAAGGACGAAATCCTGCCTGCGGTGACGGAAGGCCGGATGCTGCTGGCCCTGGCCCATGCCGAGCCGCAGTCCCGCTACACCCTGTCCGACGTGCAGGCGACCGCCGAACAGCGCGGGTCCGACTTCGTCCTGCACGGCCGCAAGACCTTGGTCATGTTCGGCGACAGCGCGGACCACCTGATCGTCTCCGCGCGCCTGGAGGGTGGCCGGCGGGATGAGCGGGGCATCGGCCTGTTCCTCGTTCCGCGCACGGCCAAGGGCGTGGAGGTCCGGGGCTACCCCACCGTGGACGGGTTGCGCGCGGCCGAAGTCGCACTGTCCGGGGTCAAGGTGCCGGTGGATGCGGTGCTCGGGCCGCTCGGCCTGGCCTTCCCCCACTTGCAGGCCGCCGTCGACCGCGCCATCGCCGCACTGTGCGCGGAAGCGGTGGGCGTCATGGGCAAAGTGAACGAGATCACGCTCGACTACCTGAAGACCCGCAAGCAGTTCGGTGTCCCGATCGGCAACTTCCAGGTCCTGCAGCACCGCATGGTGGACATGACCACGGCCTACGAACAGGCCCGGAGCATGATGTATCTGGCCGCCATGCACGCCGACGACACCGACCCCATGCGCCGGCGCCGGCAGGTTTCCGCCGCCAAGGCCCTGATCGGCCGGTCGGGGAAGCTGGTCGGCCAGGGGGCCGTCCAGCTCCATGGCGGTATCGGCATGACCATGGAGTACTCGGTCGGCCACTACTTCAAGCGCCTGACCGCCATCGATCTGACCTTCGGCGACGCCGACCATCACCTGGGATTGTTCGCCGACGCCGCCTGACGCCCCTGGGCGTGAAGTCCCGGGGGCACCCGCCCCGACGGACCGGGAGGACCGCACATGTCCACCATCATCGACCGACG encodes:
- a CDS encoding acyl-CoA dehydrogenase family protein, whose protein sequence is MDLRFTKDEEDFRTMVRAWFQENVPASLRKKVVEGLRLSKDDTVAWQHRLNARGWLAPHWPVEYGGTGWTPIQAHIFEEEMAMAGAPPPLPFGVSMVGPVIYTFGSDEQKKHYLPRILSSEDWWCQGFSEPGSGSDLASLRTKAVLDGDHWVVNGQKTWTTLAQHADMIFCLVRTEPEAKAQSGISFLLIDMKTPGITVRPIITIDGEHEVNEVFFDDVRVPAANLVGERGKGWSYAKFLLGNERTGIAGVGRSKRQLQRLRRIASAEHVDGRPLIQDPLFRRKIAEVEVELAALEMTVLRVAANATAGHGPGPEASILKIKGTEIQQAITELLVEAVGPYALPFQPDAMEEGWNGEPVGPEHAAPVAPTYFNWRKVSIYGGSNEIQRNILAKAVLGL
- a CDS encoding acyl-CoA dehydrogenase family protein; this translates as MDFTLSDEQRLLQDTVARFVADQYGFEDRMAATRAPEGFKRTTWAKFADMGLLGLPFAEEYGGIGGKAEEVMLVMEQLGRGLVVDPWLWTVVLCGGLVSAAGTPRQKDEILPAVTEGRMLLALAHAEPQSRYTLSDVQATAEQRGSDFVLHGRKTLVMFGDSADHLIVSARLEGGRRDERGIGLFLVPRTAKGVEVRGYPTVDGLRAAEVALSGVKVPVDAVLGPLGLAFPHLQAAVDRAIAALCAEAVGVMGKVNEITLDYLKTRKQFGVPIGNFQVLQHRMVDMTTAYEQARSMMYLAAMHADDTDPMRRRRQVSAAKALIGRSGKLVGQGAVQLHGGIGMTMEYSVGHYFKRLTAIDLTFGDADHHLGLFADAA